The genome window CAAATGAGCTACCATCAACATTTTTAAAATTCACGAAGACGTATGGTTCTCCTCCTATAGATTCTATTTCAGGGAACTTGTCCGGCACTTTGATGTAATCTTTTATGTTGTATGGATCTGAAATGATCTTATCGCCACTTATTATCGTGTACTCACTAAGAATCCTTGACCTTTTTCCGTTTCTCCTCTTCATGGACATTGGATTTTCGAAAACGTGAGAAAATTCTTTGGAGATCGTATTCGAGTAATTTATAAGGCTGTATCGCACCACCAACGATTTAGTCAAAAATATGGAAGAAAAAACTATTGCAAACGTTATCACGGAGTAAAATACCGTCAGGCTAAGGGATAAACTAACTCTCTTAGTCTTTTCTGAATGCATATCCTACTCCTCTCACCGTTTTAAGCATCTTCGAAGCTTTTCCAAGCTTTCTTCTTAGATAATTGACGTAAACCTCTACCACGTTGGGATTTTCCCACCCATCGAAGCCCCATACTCTTTCAAGCAGATCTTCTTTGGACAGAACCATTCCCTTGGCCTTCATCAATTCCTGGAGCAAGCGAAATTCCGTTGGTGTCAAAAAAATTTCCACATCGTTGATAAACGCCCTCATTTCAAGAGGTTTTATCTTCACGTCACCTATTTCCAATGAATCCCCCAGGTTAATTCTGTTCATCAAAGCTTCTACCCTTGCCAACACTTCTTCTATCTCAAACGGTTTGGTGACGTAATCATCCATCCCAGACTTAAAGCCTTCCAATTTATCATCCAGTTTTGTCTTTGCGGTAAGTGCTATTATTCCAACATCGTTGAGAGTTTCCTTCAACTTTTTTGCCACAGCAAAGCCATCCAACTTGGGCAACATTATGTCAAGCAGTACCACATGTGGAACAAATTCTCTGGAAATCTTCAAAGCTTCTTCACCATCTTGTGCCA of Mesoaciditoga lauensis cd-1655R = DSM 25116 contains these proteins:
- a CDS encoding response regulator transcription factor, with product MKRKVLIVEDNPQIARVLDLELSHEGFETRVAQDGEEALKISREFVPHVVLLDIMLPKLDGFAVAKKLKETLNDVGIIALTAKTKLDDKLEGFKSGMDDYVTKPFEIEEVLARVEALMNRINLGDSLEIGDVKIKPLEMRAFINDVEIFLTPTEFRLLQELMKAKGMVLSKEDLLERVWGFDGWENPNVVEVYVNYLRRKLGKASKMLKTVRGVGYAFRKD